In Geminocystis sp. NIES-3709, a single genomic region encodes these proteins:
- a CDS encoding ATP-grasp domain-containing protein has protein sequence MDLLEYQAKLLFQQVGIPVLPSQSISHARELKNLLIPYPIVLKSQVLASGRALVGGVKFVENTIDAIAASQFIFNLPIEGEYPEVILAEARYDAENELFLAIMLDYSVKKPVLLGSAYGGININILLENLQTGVIDGAFSPFYARRLVKQMGLTGNAIASVSKIIEKMYHLFMEYDLDAIEINPLGVNSNGEVMALDGKIRINDHALNRHPKLLTSLTRENIKDIHNHSLSENIEEKKATYSCIKLDINSNLAVISNSIDLGIFTINSLANQEQKIHSYYLISSENKEIQEENLNSIFSDIFNTEQIKVVLINIINQWNLSDFFVQKMGQFYQKEMIKKLSRSEDRADRATGLRFVQTNTKNKSSQPIRKIEWILRTPSPNCLIDKEQLKGLPCQVINDFESSIKASIKHSKLETNDEEKVH, from the coding sequence ATGGATTTACTAGAATATCAGGCTAAACTATTATTTCAACAGGTAGGTATTCCAGTACTACCTTCTCAATCAATTTCCCATGCAAGGGAGTTAAAAAATTTACTTATCCCCTATCCTATTGTTTTAAAATCTCAAGTGTTAGCTAGTGGTAGGGCATTGGTGGGAGGTGTTAAGTTTGTGGAAAATACCATAGATGCGATCGCAGCTTCTCAGTTTATTTTTAATTTACCTATTGAGGGAGAGTATCCTGAAGTAATTTTGGCAGAGGCTCGTTATGATGCAGAAAATGAGCTTTTCTTAGCAATTATGCTTGATTATAGCGTTAAAAAACCTGTTTTACTAGGTTCAGCTTATGGTGGTATTAATATCAATATTTTGTTAGAAAACTTGCAAACGGGGGTTATTGATGGAGCTTTTTCTCCTTTTTATGCCCGTCGCTTGGTTAAGCAAATGGGATTGACGGGAAATGCCATCGCTTCCGTGAGTAAAATCATTGAAAAAATGTATCATTTATTTATGGAATACGATTTGGATGCGATCGAAATCAACCCTTTAGGGGTAAATAGTAACGGTGAAGTAATGGCATTAGATGGGAAAATCAGAATAAATGATCATGCTTTGAATCGCCATCCGAAGTTATTAACCTCTTTAACAAGAGAAAATATTAAAGATATTCATAATCATTCATTATCGGAAAATATTGAAGAAAAGAAAGCTACTTATTCTTGTATAAAACTAGATATTAATAGTAATTTAGCTGTTATTTCTAATAGCATTGATTTAGGGATTTTTACAATTAATTCTTTAGCTAATCAAGAACAAAAAATCCATAGTTACTATTTAATATCTTCAGAAAATAAGGAAATTCAAGAAGAAAATCTTAACAGTATCTTTTCAGATATATTTAACACTGAACAAATAAAAGTTGTATTAATTAATATTATTAATCAGTGGAATTTATCAGATTTTTTCGTTCAAAAAATGGGACAATTTTATCAAAAAGAAATGATTAAAAAACTTTCTCGTAGTGAAGATAGAGCCGATCGAGCTACTGGATTAAGATTTGTACAAACAAACACAAAAAATAAATCATCTCAACCGATTAGAAAAATTGAGTGGATTTTAAGAACTCCATCACCAAATTGTTTGATAGATAAAGAACAATTAAAAGGATTACCTTGTCAAGTAATTAATGATTTTGAAAGCTCGATCAAAGCTAGTATTAAACATAGTAAATTAGAAACAAATGACGAAGAAAAAGTGCATTGA
- a CDS encoding TRAP transporter substrate-binding protein, giving the protein MQRRQFLSNTGISALTSATLVSCQSQNNSTVTTNSLPEIKWRMVTSWPKSLDTIFGGVQGFCDRIKQMSGEKFQITPYAAGEIVPGLEVLDTVQNGSVEAGHTASYYYIGKNSALAFATGLPFGLTASQQNAWWYYGGGLDAMRKVYSDFNIVNFPAGNTGAQMGGWFKKEVKSLTDLKGLKMRIPGLGGEVMSKLGVNVQVLPGGELFLALDRGAIDAAEWVGPYDDEKLGLNKAAQYYYYPGWWEPGPTLEVLINKSAWEKLPLEYQSMVETAAKEANITMLANYDFVNQKSLKTIIAGGTKLTPFPEDVLTEAQKIAFSIYDDNSNKNPAFKEIYQSWLEFRKDTLQWNTINEFSFSNFLVNHKK; this is encoded by the coding sequence TCCGCTACCCTTGTTTCTTGTCAAAGTCAAAATAATTCTACTGTTACCACTAATAGTTTACCAGAAATAAAATGGCGGATGGTGACAAGTTGGCCTAAGTCTCTGGATACTATTTTTGGTGGTGTTCAAGGTTTTTGCGATCGCATTAAGCAAATGAGTGGAGAAAAATTCCAGATTACTCCTTACGCCGCAGGAGAAATTGTACCCGGATTGGAGGTATTAGATACAGTACAAAATGGGAGTGTTGAAGCTGGGCATACAGCTAGTTACTATTATATTGGTAAAAATTCTGCCCTTGCTTTCGCTACAGGTTTACCTTTTGGCTTGACTGCTTCACAGCAAAATGCTTGGTGGTATTATGGAGGTGGTTTAGATGCGATGCGAAAGGTTTATAGTGATTTTAATATTGTCAATTTTCCTGCAGGAAATACAGGGGCACAAATGGGGGGATGGTTTAAAAAAGAAGTCAAATCCCTTACTGATTTAAAAGGTTTAAAAATGCGTATTCCAGGATTAGGGGGAGAGGTTATGTCTAAATTGGGCGTTAATGTACAAGTTTTACCAGGAGGAGAATTATTTTTAGCCCTTGACAGAGGTGCGATCGATGCCGCAGAATGGGTAGGCCCTTACGATGATGAGAAACTAGGTTTAAATAAAGCAGCACAATACTACTATTATCCCGGATGGTGGGAACCAGGCCCCACTTTAGAAGTCTTAATAAACAAATCTGCATGGGAAAAATTACCTCTAGAATATCAAAGCATGGTTGAAACCGCAGCAAAAGAAGCAAATATAACGATGTTAGCAAATTATGATTTTGTGAACCAAAAATCCTTAAAAACTATTATTGCAGGAGGTACAAAATTAACTCCTTTTCCTGAAGATGTTTTAACAGAAGCACAAAAAATAGCATTTTCTATCTATGATGATAATAGTAATAAAAATCCTGCTTTTAAAGAAATTTATCAATCATGGTTAGAGTTTAGAAAAGATACTTTACAGTGGAATACCATCAATGAATTTAGTTTTAGTAATTTTTTAGTTAATCATAAAAAATAG
- the crtH gene encoding carotenoid isomerase, translated as MSHYDVIVIGSGIGGLVTATQLASKGINVLVLESYTIPGGSAGYFEREGYRFDVGASMIFGFGENGTTNLLTRALDAVNQKMETIADPVQIHYHLPNNLDLKVHRDYDKFLQELYDRFPEEEKGIKSFYDECWYVFNCLNSMELLSLEEIRYLTRVFFQHPLSCLGLVKYLPLNVGDVARKYIKNPELLKFIDMECYCWSVVPADLTPMINAGMVFSDRHYGGINYPKGGVGKIGETLAQGLEKLGGEIQYQARVTEIILEGNQAKGVRLANGKEYFAKRIVSNATRWDTFDKLIDKSKKPKKEVKWQKNYRQSPSFLSLHLGVEAKVLAHHPECHHIILENWRNLEAEQGTIFVSIPTLLDPSLAPEGYHIIHAFTPSSIEYWEELSPTQYESKKEEVAGRLIERLEVIFPGLDAGLDYMEIGTPRTHRKFLGRINGTYGPIPAKRLNGLLSMPFNRTAIKNLYCVGDSTFPGQGLNAVAFSGFSCAHRIAVDLGY; from the coding sequence ATGAGTCATTATGATGTCATTGTTATTGGTTCAGGTATTGGCGGTTTAGTCACAGCAACTCAATTAGCCTCAAAAGGGATCAATGTCTTAGTATTAGAAAGTTACACTATCCCCGGCGGAAGTGCGGGGTATTTTGAGCGGGAAGGATACCGTTTTGATGTGGGTGCTTCCATGATTTTTGGTTTTGGCGAAAATGGTACTACTAACTTACTTACCCGTGCCTTAGATGCTGTTAATCAAAAAATGGAGACGATCGCCGATCCAGTACAAATTCACTATCATTTACCCAATAACCTCGATCTTAAAGTTCATAGAGATTATGACAAGTTTTTACAAGAATTATACGATCGTTTTCCTGAAGAAGAAAAAGGTATAAAAAGTTTTTATGATGAGTGTTGGTATGTTTTTAATTGTCTCAACTCGATGGAGTTATTATCTTTAGAGGAAATTCGTTACTTAACTAGAGTATTTTTTCAACACCCTTTATCCTGTCTTGGCTTAGTCAAATATTTACCTTTAAATGTGGGTGATGTAGCAAGGAAATATATTAAAAATCCTGAATTGCTTAAATTTATCGATATGGAGTGTTATTGTTGGTCGGTTGTACCTGCTGATTTAACTCCCATGATTAACGCCGGAATGGTATTTTCCGATCGACACTATGGAGGAATAAACTATCCTAAAGGAGGAGTAGGTAAAATAGGAGAAACTTTAGCACAAGGATTAGAAAAGTTAGGGGGAGAAATCCAGTATCAAGCAAGAGTAACCGAAATTATCCTCGAAGGAAATCAAGCCAAAGGAGTTAGATTAGCCAACGGCAAAGAATATTTTGCCAAAAGAATTGTCTCTAATGCTACTCGTTGGGATACTTTTGATAAGTTAATCGACAAAAGTAAAAAACCCAAAAAAGAAGTAAAATGGCAGAAAAATTATCGTCAATCACCTAGTTTTCTAAGTCTTCATTTAGGAGTGGAAGCCAAAGTTTTAGCCCATCATCCTGAATGTCATCATATTATATTGGAAAACTGGCGCAACTTAGAAGCAGAGCAAGGCACAATTTTTGTTTCTATACCTACTTTACTTGATCCCAGTCTTGCCCCCGAAGGTTATCATATCATTCATGCCTTTACCCCAAGCTCGATCGAATATTGGGAAGAATTATCCCCCACCCAATACGAGAGTAAAAAAGAAGAAGTTGCGGGGAGATTAATTGAGCGTTTAGAAGTTATTTTCCCCGGATTAGATGCAGGTTTAGACTATATGGAAATTGGTACACCTCGCACCCACAGAAAATTTTTAGGTAGAATTAATGGTACTTATGGACCCATTCCTGCCAAAAGACTCAATGGTTTATTATCAATGCCTTTTAATCGCACTGCTATCAAAAATCTTTACTGTGTGGGAGACAGCACATTTCCAGGGCAGGGTTTAAATGCCGTCGCTTTTTCTGGGTTTAGTTGCGCCCATCGTATCGCCGTTGACTTGGGCTATTAA
- the rsmA gene encoding 16S rRNA (adenine(1518)-N(6)/adenine(1519)-N(6))-dimethyltransferase RsmA has product MSFRPRKQFGQHWLKNQQVLDQIIISAQLNKLDRVLEIGPGLGVLTERIFPYVDKLLAVEIDRDLCKKLVAKYGKIDNFLLLEGDFLELNLPEILLTFPNFNNFNKVVANIPYNITGPIIEKLLGTISKPAEKPLESIVLLVQKEVGDRLVAVPNNKVYGGLTVKVQYLADCEIVCEVPAKDFYPRPKVDSVVVKITPRNLEKPAHNPKFLDSLIKLGFASRRKMLRNNLKSIIEPEKLGEVLTKLSINDQARAENLSLSQWIDLSDNLDKK; this is encoded by the coding sequence ATGAGTTTTAGACCTAGAAAACAGTTTGGACAACATTGGTTAAAAAATCAACAAGTCCTTGATCAAATTATCATTTCTGCACAATTAAATAAACTCGATCGAGTCTTAGAAATAGGTCCGGGTTTAGGAGTTTTAACGGAGAGAATTTTTCCTTATGTAGATAAATTATTAGCAGTAGAAATTGACAGAGATTTATGTAAAAAATTAGTTGCAAAATATGGGAAAATCGATAATTTTTTGTTATTAGAAGGAGATTTTTTAGAATTAAATTTACCAGAAATTCTACTAACTTTTCCTAATTTTAATAATTTCAATAAAGTTGTTGCTAATATCCCTTATAATATCACAGGTCCGATTATTGAAAAATTACTCGGTACTATTAGTAAACCCGCCGAAAAACCTTTAGAATCGATCGTATTATTAGTACAAAAAGAAGTTGGCGATCGACTTGTAGCAGTTCCGAATAATAAAGTATATGGTGGATTAACTGTTAAAGTTCAATATTTAGCAGATTGTGAAATTGTCTGTGAAGTACCGGCAAAAGACTTTTATCCACGTCCGAAAGTTGATTCTGTGGTTGTGAAAATAACCCCAAGAAACTTAGAAAAACCTGCCCATAATCCTAAATTTTTAGACAGTTTAATTAAATTGGGATTTGCCAGTAGAAGAAAGATGTTAAGAAATAATTTAAAATCGATTATTGAACCAGAAAAATTAGGAGAAGTTTTAACGAAGTTAAGTATCAATGATCAAGCTAGAGCAGAAAATTTAAGCCTGTCTCAATGGATAGACTTAAGTGATAATTTAGATAAAAAATAG
- the panB gene encoding 3-methyl-2-oxobutanoate hydroxymethyltransferase, translating into MRVSIEKLQQWKQEKRPIVSLTAWDYAIAQILDLAEIDIILVGDSLAMVALGHPNTLPVTLDEMIHHTKAVCRGVRRALVVCDLPFLTYQTNITQAIKSAGKVIKETEAGAVKLEGGYPAMIETISRLTEIGIPVMAHIGLTPQSVKMLGYKKQGITPFAQEKIFNEAMASEKAGAFSIVLEHISEELASEITKNLSIPTIGIGAGNNCDGQVLVTADLLGLSPKLPPFAKPYANLKEIIFDSVTHFARDVKSHDFPDNVQ; encoded by the coding sequence ATGCGGGTTTCGATCGAAAAATTACAACAATGGAAACAGGAAAAACGTCCTATCGTCAGTTTAACTGCTTGGGATTATGCGATCGCACAAATTTTAGATTTAGCAGAAATTGACATAATTCTTGTGGGAGATTCTTTAGCAATGGTAGCTCTAGGACATCCTAACACTTTACCCGTTACCTTAGATGAAATGATTCATCATACAAAAGCCGTCTGTAGAGGAGTTAGAAGAGCTTTAGTGGTGTGTGATTTGCCTTTTTTAACCTATCAAACGAATATTACTCAAGCCATTAAGTCGGCAGGAAAAGTTATCAAAGAAACCGAAGCAGGAGCAGTAAAATTAGAAGGGGGTTATCCTGCGATGATTGAAACTATTAGCCGTTTGACAGAAATCGGTATTCCCGTTATGGCACATATTGGCTTAACTCCTCAATCAGTAAAAATGCTCGGTTATAAAAAACAAGGAATTACACCTTTTGCCCAAGAAAAAATATTTAATGAAGCCATGGCTTCAGAAAAAGCTGGTGCATTCTCGATCGTACTAGAACACATTAGCGAAGAATTAGCAAGTGAGATTACTAAAAATTTATCAATCCCTACTATCGGTATTGGTGCTGGAAATAATTGTGATGGGCAAGTATTGGTAACGGCGGATTTGTTGGGATTATCTCCTAAATTACCACCTTTTGCGAAACCTTATGCGAACTTGAAAGAGATTATCTTTGATTCTGTTACTCATTTTGCACGGGATGTTAAATCTCATGACTTTCCTGACAATGTACAATGA